From Papilio machaon chromosome 2, ilPapMach1.1, whole genome shotgun sequence, the proteins below share one genomic window:
- the LOC106709311 gene encoding protein rolling stone, whose product MITHYTICRYSTNSLLYKFSQYSRSLVTIVCVTQMGVVKDYFKYQLQWQMFMLEHEDVSDFYLSPFQRNRSAVPLLFVRAIICLGCVGILISSVIYDIMPFGYWPIFLTHWGLILNTIEAAFGVIVSARAYLRGPIDATFGLPRYVKMYWAMTNIATVVAFFITVFYWSFLTGEVAEDSDMNKTVNVFVHAVNTVLMLSMLLSSRQPLNLLHVYQSVSVPLIYLIFSLIYYYAGGTNPLTGGSYIYPPLDWSQPGIASITVVLSLVLLIVIHAVCVLLTFGRDALGRRLLRDNKYPVTNDSYGNFRAP is encoded by the exons ATGATAACACACTATACGATTTGCAGGTACAGTACTAACTCacttttatacaagtttaGTCAATACTCGCGCTCTTTAGTAACAATAGTGTGCGTCACACAAATGGGTGTagttaaagattattttaaatatcaactaCAATGGCAAATGTTTATGTTGGAGCACGAAGATGTTTCCGATTTCTACTTGAGCCCCTTCCAAAGAAACCGATCGGCTGTACCCTTGCTCTTTGTAAGAGCGATCATATGCTTGGGGTGTGTTGGCATATTAATATCGTCTGTGATATATGACATCATGCCGTTTGGCTATTGGcctatatttttaacacattgGGGATTAATTTTGAACACAATTGAAGCCGCTTTCGGAGTTATTGTGTCCGCAAGGGCGTATCTACGTGGACCGATCG ATGCAACATTTGGACTTCCTCGATACGTGAAAATGTACTGGGCTATGACTAACATAGCAACTGTTGTGGCGTTTTTTATTACCGTATTTTACTGGTCATTTCTAACTGGTGaag TCGCTGAAGATTCAGATATGAACAAGACAGTAAACGTGTTTGTACATGCGGTGAACACGGTCTTAATGCTATCGATGCTGCTGTCGTCGCGGCAGCCGCTGAACCTGCTCCACGTCTACCAGTCTGTCTCCGTGCCCCTCATCTACCTCATCTTTAGCCTCATCTATTACTACGCTGGTGGAACTAACCCACT TACGGGAGGCTCCTACATATACCCACCGCTGGACTGGTCGCAGCCTGGCATTGCCTCAATAACAGTAGTACTCTCTTTAGTCCTCTTGATAGTTATACATGCAGTGTGTGTGTTGCTGACATTCGGAAGAGATGCTCTCGGTCGTCGATTATTGAGAGACAACAAATATCCCGTAACCAACGATAGCTACGGAAACTTTAGGGCTCCGTAA